TTGTTACTTATGTGACAATTATATTAAAAAGGTATTTTTCATAAGCAGTATTAAAATAATTCAAACTGAAAAATGCCTTGGCTTCGTTTAGAGTTTGAAGCAACACAAGAATGAAGCTCAAATTTACTAGCTTTGACAATACTTGCTTATAAAataccaattaaaaaaaaaaaactctttaaATTTCAAATGTATCGCACTGCGGCACAGGAAATCCTTTCACATTTCTTATCATAATAGTTACTTGCCATTTATTCcctaaaaaagagagaaaaaaaaaaagacttgaaATTTAGTGAAAATAAAGATTTTATGAGGAATGAACAAGATCCTAAGCTGCATAATATCTTTTAGCAAAGCTCAAGCATTTTGGGTTGATTTTATCCAAACGAATTAATATTGTTCCAGCATCTCCTCCTTCTGTCCACTTAATTGATTCCTTCTCTAACAGCTTCATAACCTATGCAAAAGAATAATTTTAAGTCAATGTGAGCCTATAACTAATTTTCATCAGAAGTTGGATTGCAATCAAAAGAAACCTTGAAACCATAGTACTAAGGTTTCAGATTAGACTATGATTATTGAATAAATCTTACAAAAgtatcagaacaaaatcaatggaCAAGTTAGACATGTTGCATGAGTCAGCAAACATACAGCTCTTGACAACATTCAAATTATTTCAGTTCATATCCAACAATGATTCATGGCattcattcattttctttttatttttgtaaatGATCTGCACTATAGAGCTCAAGATTGGCTTAAAAGGTGAAGAATTTCTATTCTATTTGAGAGGTAATAGTATTTGCACTAATGTACCAGTCCCATTGAATTCAGAAAAGGCAAGGTTCAATAAATTAGGTAAAACTTACCAATCTCCTGCGAGCCCCTTTTGAGGTATCTTCCTCATTCGTCTCAATCACGACCTTCAGGTACTTAATTGCTGATGCAAAAGATGACTTGGATCATTTCTTTTtatttgacatgattcaaaagcaaAATGAAAGAACAAGGTAATGTCAACATACATGAGATGCCAGAAAGAGAAGCAAGATGACGCTTCAAAAGACGCATTGCTTCCTTGGCACCATGGTCATGCAGATCAAGGGTTAATACATCATTTGTATCTACATTTCTGAAGAAATTAATAAAGATAAATATTTAGGGAGAAAATGAAAGAGGACAAGAGAGAACCAAAAAGATCACTGATTACAGGCAAACATTACTGAAGAAAATCACTAACTTCATTTCAAATATCTTCTGACTAGATTCTTCATCTGCCTTGCGAGCCTTTTCATGAAAAAAATGTCCCTGCAACGCCAATGGCATTtacagctaaaaaaaaaaaaccatgcaAAAATAATCTTTAAAACATGACAAATGATCTGTATGAGATCCCTTCTTAGATTCATAGGTTAAAGGTCAATCATATGACAATTCCATTTGAAATCatttccatttttgctatttaaaccttAAGGCAAATTTTGGTTTTTATCTTGTGGTTCACCCAGCTTACCAactatgaaaaataaataaaccaCACCTATATTTTGACTCTGAGTGCCTGTCACATGGtcgaagaaaaaataaaaatgataattataaGTAGAAGAAATTATTACCACTGGTTATACTCCGTTGAGATGACAGTCAGAAGCCTTACCTCATCCATAAGTTTGTTAGCTCGATCATAGTCTCCCTTTGCGAATGCATTGACCGCCTGACAAGAAACAAACATGCTTATTTCATCATTTCCAGATAAAAATGCAATTGACAAACAATATTGCAGATAATACATGTATGAGTAAGAAAGCACAGCAGGCCCCTAACTATTTATGATCAGTATtgctatggaaagtcaatcactatattatttctctgtatattctgtattctgtattcctatttaggatttcttatttaggatttcttcctaattagtagaacacaattatagaaatcaattgtatatatatatacccatgtacagattaattgaaatcaatgagaatcatctctttctacatggtatcagagcaggtcatcaatctagggtgactatttgttctcactacccagctcaggagagaccttggccgccgaccggccgtttcaaccccgatcaacatcgccggcgtcgccttaatcccctcattccaccactgtgtgctgttgcctgatccaatatgccattaaaggacttctgaggtttggctctcagatcctatttcggtatttgcttgatttgtgatttgttaaggaattgatggattacttagattttttgtattctggtaaagggaatatctcccgtatttatgatgttgtaAGGCATTTTacagtgctgagaaagaggataagtctctcacagcttattttatggattttaaacgggtatatgaggaacttaatgtattgttgccttttagtcctgatgtgaaagttcaacaggcccaacgggagcaattggctgttatgagttttcttgcaggcctttcttcagagtatgagactgctaaatctcagattctctccagttctgagatttcctctttgcatgaaactcaATCTtcgagtgctcttattagccttAATCCAaattaatagaagaggaagtagaggaggaattacaggcaatagaagtaatcagcgtaatggagaggctagttctaatcaggactcaagaggagtcatttgttattattgccatgagcctggccatacaaaatataattgtcaggaaaaatcgatggcaaatatggcagcagaaaaTTCTTTCCtccgagaaaactattttggtatctgcagaggattttgcacaattttccgcatctctaaagcctactgcGTCACATCACTGagtcgtaaatccactacatgccttgtgtcttcttcatccaaatgggttattgattatcACATgatgtaattctagtcttctatccgcttttcaatctaatctcacttcctcgatgattctacttcttgtgtcatgggttcaatttctttgtcttctgctttgtgtctaccaaaattctcttttaatctactgttagtaaacttactcgcaccttaaattgttctatttccttttttgtttgtttgattttgattattggtagaggacgcgagtcgtGTGGTCTCTACATTATGGAAAATCATGTTCGCTTGTTTgctcttaacacctcttgaagctcattgtagattgggtcatccttctttatctaccatgaagaagttgtgtcctcaatttcagtctttatcagtactagaatgtgagtcgtgtcagtttacaaaacatcatcgtttgccttctgtgtctagagtcaataaacgggcttcattccCTTTTGAGTTAgctcattctgatgtttggggtccttgttctgttacttctaaaactggatttcgttattttgttacttttgttgatgattactctcgtgttaccttgttatatttaatgaagaatcgttctgagttgttttctatcttttgtgccttttgtaatgaaatcaaaactcaatttaatatttctgtgcgcatattaagaagtgacaatgccaaagaatacttttcagcacaatttcagtcttatatgacacaaaattgcattcttcatcagtcttcctgtgtagataccccatcccaaaatgacgtggccgaaagaaaaaatcggcatcttcttgaggtaactcgtgctcttctttttcaaatgaaagtacctaaacacttttgggcggatgcatgtttttgatcaatcgtatgcttaatggggatattccttatcttgctttgtttcctacaaaatctttgttccctattgaaccacGTATTTTTGTTGTACctttttgtgcgtgatgttcacaATGTTACTTAATTTGATCCAAactctctcaaatgtgtcttccttgggtactcccggctccaaaaaggataccgttgtttctctcctactcttaatcgttatcttgtttctgcagatgtcacattttttgagtccactctattttttcctccatcatctgtgtatgagagtcagagggaggaggatgatctcttaatatatactgtccaaccaatgtctagtcctctcccacagcctgttccttctgtctctagacctactcgacctcccgttgttcatgtttattccaggaaatTGAGATTGATCCTCCAGGGAgatgatcatgattctgatcaagacttacccattgctcttcgtaaaggtaaacgttcatgtactttccctatctcttcttttgtttcttataatcaattgtcttcttgttctcggtgttttgttacttctttaaactctgttcctatccctaatactgtttgtgaggcctttgtctcacgtgtgatgctatgaaagaggaaatggaggctttagatgctaatggtacatgggaactattgcctttgccggtaagaaagctattgattgcaaatgggtatttgtaaatcctgatggttcattgctaggttaaaagcacagtagcaaaaggatatgctcggacatatggggttgattattcGATACTTTTTCtccgtagctaaacttacttctattcgcttgtttatctctttagcagctacatatgattggccatCAATTGGATattaagaatgctttccttcatggtgatcttgaggaggtgtatatggagcaaccacttgGGTTTGTTGCtcggagttgggtaaagtttgtaggctttaagtctctttatggcttgaaacaaagtcctagggcatggtttgggagattcacagaatttggtatgcaaaagagtaagtgtgatcactcaagattttataggcaatccgaggtctaattctcttggtagtctatgtggatgacattgtcatcaccgggagtgacttatttcatctcttaaaacctttctCCAAactcagaccaaagacttgggattgttaaagtatttcttgactatcgaagttatgagaagtaagaagggtattttcttgtctcaaagaaaatgtcctcgatctattgacagagacagaaaaattaggtgctaagccttgtagcgcaccaatgactctaACTTTAcaaggatagtgagttgtttgaagatctagagagatacaggagattggtaggaaaattgaactacctgacattacttatgccgttagtgtggtaagtcagtttatgtcttccccaacttttgctcattgggaagccttggaacaaatcttatgttatctgaagggcgctccaataagaggtttgctatatggtaatcatgggcatttgaatgttgaatgtttttcagatgccgactgggctggatctaaggttgataggaggtcaactactggatattgcgtttttattggaggaaatttagtgtcttggagaagcaagaagcagagtgtagtttctcgatctagtgctgaatccgaatacagagccatggcacaatcagtatgtgaggtaatgtggatacttcaattactagatgagacaggttttaagatctCCCTGCCTgcaaaattgtggtgtgataatcaagctgctcttcatattgcttctaatccggtgtttcatgagcggaccaaacatattgagattaattgtcactttattcgtgaaaagattcaacaacagatcatctcaacaggacacatcaaaactggagagcagttaggagatatttttacaaaagctctgaatagagctaggattgactacatttgtaacaagttggtcaTGATTAAcgtctatgctccaacttgagggggagtgttatggaaagtcaatcactatattatttctctgtatattctgtattctgtatttctatttaggatttcttatttaggatttcttatttaggatttcttcctaattagtagaacataattataggaatcaattgtatatatatatacccatgtacagattaattgaaatcaatgagaatcatctctttctacaagtaTATTCACATGGAGATAAATTGTCAATTAGTAAGATTATTAAATGTACATTATGGTATCTGTATCAAAAAATAacaattcattttatatatataaagcatTGCTATCCATGAAAGGATAATTACGGAGGAAACAAAATGGACAAGCAACTTACAGCTTTATAATATTCCTTCATTGTGACCCGATACTCCTTCACAGCTCTACGAAGCTTCTGGTAACTATCCTCTTCATCATCATCTGCAATTGGCAATGGCAATTGACAATTGACTCAGGATGAAAACCAATAAGATTCCATTAAGAGGACATCAAGTCTCATTTCTGAAGCGTTCATATCTTCTACAGGGTTGATGCAAGACATCCAGCAGGTTAGACTATTTTGGACTGGTTTTGGGTTGGTTTGAAAGCTCAGAAGAGTAAGAGTGCGTTTGGAAATACTAGGTTTTGTAAATGAGTATAATTACGATTTAGGAAGCAAAATAACAGACAAAAGACCAGGTTTTATGAGCCTTTTGCAATGGAAGTTTAGCACTGTGACCTGTAAGTTGTAAAGAAATGATGCAACTTAATAAGGTTTTCATaatgaaaatttcataaaattatataaaagttCGTTTCAAATTGGACCGAAAAATGGCAATGAGATTTTAAGTCTTACACTTCCTTAAGCATAACATCTATGGTTGAATTACATTACACAATCCGAAAAAACTCATTTGCCGTAAATTCTCTTCACTTTTTACTATTTAAAACTCtgaaaataaaatactaaaaGCATATGTACATATACAGTCAATAAACTCCTAATCTTTATGCAAATTCAACTGAAAAGATTAAATACTAAACAATTCTTCAACAATGAGCAGAAACCATTAAAGTAAAATATTCAAAGTAAGAACAAAGAATTACATCCCAGACTCCTCTAACGAGGTTAAGAATTGTGAATGCTAAAGTACGACTCCAATAGCTTATTTATACAAATAAACCTATATATAAGACTCCATGAGACTAGAAAGCACTCAATGATGTCCCAGATATGATCTGTGAAATATAAAACATAATTCTAAATttcttttaaattgttttttctaGAGTTTCTTGCTGGCTACATCAAAGTTCCATATAAATACTTGGTCAACAATGCTTCTTAAAAAATGCAAAAAATTACATACCATTGCCATTATCTTGCTTTGAAACAACAGAATCAGGTTTGTGTTCTAAGGTAAAGTCTTTTGGAGGTTCAACAACCAGTTCTCCTAATACCCTAGGCCTCCTCGCTGTCCTTGCTACTCTTCTAGATAACCCTTCAGATCTGTCAGCAACATTAAACAATGCAACAAATACTTCCTTCTGAATATCATTTCTCTCCTCTTGTCCAGGTAGACCTCCCTCATTTATATTTGAAATTCCATTGGCATCACTAAATGAACACAagcacgagagagagagagagagagagagagagagagagagagagagagagatccaaAAATCACAAGGATAAGTTAATCCTATCTATCCCTCTTTATAAGAAAAACTAGTTGATGGCAGAAATTTTAGTGACCATGCTTTTCttggaaaataaaaataacttattagAAATGTACAAGTAACATACCCCTCATGGGAAAAATTCATTGGTGGCACTTTGTTTTGATAAGAATGTTCATCAGAATTTGAATGCACATCTACATTCTGTAAAGAACattaaataagaaaaagaagcaTTAATCAAGCACCTTAATGTTGCCTTAATATAGGTAGATAGGAAGAAAAACTACGATCAACATAAAGTTATTGTTATATAAGAAGGCTAGCAACACTTGAGAAATCTATAcctcaattgaattaattttgtgAAATATGTAAAGTGACAGTTAAAAATGAAGAAGCTCCTGGGCTTAAAAAAGGTAATTCTTTCATTTTACATTAAGCAAAACTGTAAACAAGTTTAAGACAATGTGCAATACTAGCAAGCAGACAAAGAAGAACCAGGATGGGAAAAATCAATATTATTCAGGGCAAATCACTGAACAAGTAAAGTTTGAGCATATAAAACATTCTCACAATCCATCACCAGAGATTCAAAGAAAGCAACACACAAAACCATTCACTCCACACATTTCACAAAATCCATAATTTCAGAGAATGTGGTAGTTGCTTAGCTTACAAAGTATCTGAAATAATTGTTTTTATACTCCACAAAATACAAATCAAATTGTCCttcccttttgacctcaattaaaTAAGAGGATCAACAGCCTTTTCAGCATGATCCAACCAACAACTAGCATTCTTAAATTTTGGCAGTCATACTGACCTTTTCAGTGGATTTACCAAGGGATTTGTTCGCTTCATCCAAAGTCTCTGCAGACAAATCTAATAGTTTCTCCATGCTCTGAAAGGTTCACAAAAGACAGGAAAAGGCAAAATTTTAACAGTTAAAATATGCAGTATCTTGATGAATTCTTTATTAAAAAGGAACTGAGCAGATTAAACAAAATTAATAGCCCTAACATCTTTttttattaatagaaaaatatttttttattattttctattttttaattgAAGATAGTGAAAACCAAAGTTTTCTTCGATAAAATACGATTATATTCTAGGTTTGTAAATTAATGTGCCACACACAAGGAATAGATAAGAGAAACATTGATATAAATTGATAATTCCTTTTTCTTTTGGTCTATTTAATACTTGCTTAAGATTCTTTTATCTTAAATGCAGGATCCTAGCACATGATTTAAAACATTGATTAACTTTCTATTGATCAAACAAGTAAACCTTCCAACCTATACAAGGGGTTttatttggtcatgctgctatgATGTAACGAGCCGTTGTTAAAACATTATAAAGTTGATGATTAAAAGGTGACCCAGTGCACAAAGCATCCCACTCTTGTGGGCTTTGGGGAGGGTTGATGTATGCAGCTTTATCCTTGCTGCAGAGAGGTTGTTCGCATGGCTTGAACCTGTGAACTCCATGTTACAAATGGAGTAACTTTACACCAAAACCACCAAGAATTTGATCACCGTTCATGctattgaa
The sequence above is a segment of the Hevea brasiliensis isolate MT/VB/25A 57/8 chromosome 11, ASM3005281v1, whole genome shotgun sequence genome. Coding sequences within it:
- the LOC110649152 gene encoding putative nuclear RNA export factor SDE5 isoform X1; translated protein: MEASILNTKYEDSDKKTLKGLFEAFGSLFSLQDIASAYYKANQNADLAGEILYDMQEIQECTSTTAVVASNRGARSVKSSKSCYDTISEKPCCTNRKFRASKQIWRPLSGGTIPSILGKESVNSTLVANSSCMETKPMKLDAKELPMSELWGEETKLNPSKKDHMYKDIGDFLFRMLGDGFQLERDEIRQVLDKCGYDVQKSMEKLLDLSAETLDEANKSLGKSTEKNVDVHSNSDEHSYQNKVPPMNFSHEGDANGISNINEGGLPGQEERNDIQKEVFVALFNVADRSEGLSRRVARTARRPRVLGELVVEPPKDFTLEHKPDSVVSKQDNGNDDDEEDSYQKLRRAVKEYRVTMKEYYKAAVNAFAKGDYDRANKLMDEGHFFHEKARKADEESSQKIFEMKNVDTNDVLTLDLHDHGAKEAMRLLKRHLASLSGISSIKYLKVVIETNEEDTSKGARRRLVMKLLEKESIKWTEGGDAGTILIRLDKINPKCLSFAKRYYAA
- the LOC110649152 gene encoding putative nuclear RNA export factor SDE5 isoform X2; translated protein: MEASILNTKYEDSDKKTLKDLAGEILYDMQEIQECTSTTAVVASNRGARSVKSSKSCYDTISEKPCCTNRKFRASKQIWRPLSGGTIPSILGKESVNSTLVANSSCMETKPMKLDAKELPMSELWGEETKLNPSKKDHMYKDIGDFLFRMLGDGFQLERDEIRQVLDKCGYDVQKSMEKLLDLSAETLDEANKSLGKSTEKNVDVHSNSDEHSYQNKVPPMNFSHEGDANGISNINEGGLPGQEERNDIQKEVFVALFNVADRSEGLSRRVARTARRPRVLGELVVEPPKDFTLEHKPDSVVSKQDNGNDDDEEDSYQKLRRAVKEYRVTMKEYYKAAVNAFAKGDYDRANKLMDEGHFFHEKARKADEESSQKIFEMKNVDTNDVLTLDLHDHGAKEAMRLLKRHLASLSGISSIKYLKVVIETNEEDTSKGARRRLVMKLLEKESIKWTEGGDAGTILIRLDKINPKCLSFAKRYYAA